Genomic window (Desulfobacterales bacterium):
AAACTCGTAATCAAAAACCAAGGAATAGTCTGTTTGTAAACATTTTATATGATAATTCTGAATATTTTAGACTATTTTTATACAAAATTATAAACTATAATCAAATTTTACGGAGGATTTGAATGGATTTTTCATTTACAAAAGAACAAATAATGTTCAAACAAGAAGTCATAAAATTTGCTAAAAAAGAAATAGTTCCAAGGGTTCAAGAATTTGATTTAAAAGGAGAGTTTGATTTTGAATCATTTAAAAAATTAGGGGATTTTGGCATACTCGGCCTTCATTTCCCTGAAGAATACGGTGGAGGCGGAGCTGACGTAGTTACTACAGTTTTGGCGGGTGAAGCATTAGGTGAAGCAGGAGTTGACGGAGGTTTAACCCTCGCCTATGGCGCTCATACTTTTTTATGCACAGATACGATTTTTAGACATGGAACTGAAATTCAGAAAAAAAAATATGTGCCTAAATTAGCATCGGGCGAAATGATAGGCTGTATGGGGCTTACTGAGCCAAATGCCGGTTCTGATGTGGCTTCCATGACTACTATCGCAGAAAAAAAAGGTGACACTTATGTTTTAAATGGCAGCAAAATGTTTATCACTAATGGTCCTATTGCAGATGTTGCTGTTGTTTACGCTAAAACTAACCCCGAACTTCAACACGCAGGAATTTCAGCCTTTATCGTTGACAAAGGCACAAAAGGATTCGCAACAGGCAAGCCCCTGAAAAAAATGGGAGTAAAAACTTCTTGCACATCAGAATTATTTTTTCAAGATTGTATAATTCCAAAAGAAAATTTACTCGGCAAAGAAGGAGAAGGTTTTCTTATGGCTATGCAGACAGTAGAATGGGATAGAAGCGCACTTCTCGCCCCTTTTGTTGGCACATCAAATTATCTCGTAAAAAAATGCTCAAAATACGCAAAAGAAAGAGTTCAGTTTGGAAAGCAAATAGGACATTTTCAAGCAATTAAACATAAACTTGCCGATATTAAAATTTTTGGTGAAGCTGCAAAGACGCT
Coding sequences:
- a CDS encoding acyl-CoA dehydrogenase family protein codes for the protein MDFSFTKEQIMFKQEVIKFAKKEIVPRVQEFDLKGEFDFESFKKLGDFGILGLHFPEEYGGGGADVVTTVLAGEALGEAGVDGGLTLAYGAHTFLCTDTIFRHGTEIQKKKYVPKLASGEMIGCMGLTEPNAGSDVASMTTIAEKKGDTYVLNGSKMFITNGPIADVAVVYAKTNPELQHAGISAFIVDKGTKGFATGKPLKKMGVKTSCTSELFFQDCIIPKENLLGKEGEGFLMAMQTVEWDRSALLAPFVGTSNYLVKKCSKYAKERVQFGKQIGHFQAIKHKLADIKIFGEAAKTLVYKIAWCKDQGRPLNHLEAAIAKLFIGDYSLATTNDAMLIFGGYGYCHEYDVERVFRDGRLAPIGGGTSDIQRKIISKLL